In Myxococcus stipitatus, the following are encoded in one genomic region:
- a CDS encoding ATP-binding protein has product MGPLAAHRPEADTSPRGRLLLVDDEENILKSIRRVLRRGDWDIETATDAEQALRTVEAFRPEVVISDFRMPGMNGVEFLTRVKQQEPRAQRIMLTGQADQQAIEEAINRSEIFRFISKPWNDSHLVLTVKSAFEQYALQAENERLYRVTQAQNAELKVLNADLEERVAQRTRMLSQAKREWELSFDCMETPLCVVRGRDFAVRRANLAYAHVAGRSIEQIPSDVACYRYLFDRDEPCVGCPLPAAMESGKGARGEVQQGGRTYVVAAYPMAGDERVVCTYRDVTEEQAMTRRLIETEKMAAVGQLAGGVAHEINNPLGGILAFAQLMSRDAGRSDADLESLGLIEESALRCKRIVESLLKFSRHSRVEDRRLFDLSRCVEDAAVLFRAQLKATPRVELSLGLKDGLPKVYGDPGTLAQVVLNLLQNGLQALPNKEGRLKLETGREGDRSFFAVSDTGCGIEEKHLPRIFEPSFTTKPPGEGTGLGLSIAYRIVQDHGGSFHVDTQVGAGSRFTVFLPIPLQLERLP; this is encoded by the coding sequence ATGGGTCCCCTCGCCGCACATCGCCCCGAAGCAGACACCTCCCCTCGGGGAAGACTGCTGCTCGTGGATGACGAGGAGAACATCCTCAAGTCCATCCGCCGGGTGCTGCGGCGCGGGGATTGGGACATCGAGACGGCGACGGACGCGGAGCAGGCGCTCAGGACGGTGGAGGCGTTCCGCCCGGAGGTCGTCATCTCCGACTTCCGCATGCCGGGCATGAACGGGGTGGAGTTCCTCACCCGGGTGAAGCAGCAGGAGCCGCGCGCCCAGCGCATCATGCTCACGGGCCAGGCGGACCAGCAGGCCATCGAAGAGGCCATCAACCGCTCGGAAATCTTCCGCTTCATCTCCAAGCCCTGGAATGACAGCCACCTGGTGTTGACGGTGAAGAGCGCGTTCGAGCAGTACGCGCTGCAAGCGGAGAACGAGCGGCTGTACCGGGTGACGCAGGCGCAGAACGCGGAGCTCAAGGTGCTCAACGCGGACCTGGAGGAGCGCGTCGCGCAGCGCACGCGGATGCTCAGCCAGGCCAAGCGCGAGTGGGAGCTGTCGTTCGACTGCATGGAGACGCCGCTGTGCGTGGTGCGCGGGCGGGACTTCGCGGTGCGGCGGGCGAACCTGGCGTACGCGCACGTGGCCGGGCGCTCCATCGAACAGATTCCTTCGGATGTGGCGTGCTACCGCTACCTCTTCGACCGCGACGAGCCGTGCGTGGGGTGTCCGCTGCCGGCGGCGATGGAGAGTGGCAAGGGCGCGCGGGGTGAGGTGCAGCAGGGGGGAAGGACGTACGTGGTGGCGGCGTACCCCATGGCGGGGGACGAGCGCGTGGTGTGCACCTACCGCGACGTCACCGAGGAGCAGGCGATGACGCGCCGGCTCATCGAGACGGAGAAGATGGCGGCGGTGGGGCAGTTGGCGGGGGGCGTGGCGCATGAAATCAACAATCCGCTGGGGGGCATCCTGGCCTTCGCCCAGCTCATGTCGCGCGATGCGGGCCGCAGTGACGCGGACCTGGAGTCGCTGGGGCTGATTGAGGAGAGCGCGCTGCGCTGCAAGCGCATCGTCGAGAGCCTCTTGAAGTTCAGCCGGCACAGCCGCGTGGAGGACCGGCGGCTGTTCGACTTGTCTCGCTGCGTCGAGGACGCCGCGGTGCTCTTCCGCGCGCAGCTCAAGGCGACGCCTCGTGTGGAGTTGTCGTTGGGTTTGAAGGACGGTCTGCCCAAGGTGTACGGCGACCCGGGCACGCTCGCGCAGGTGGTGCTCAACCTGCTGCAGAACGGGCTTCAGGCGCTGCCGAACAAGGAAGGCCGGCTGAAGCTGGAGACGGGCCGGGAAGGAGACCGCAGCTTCTTCGCGGTGTCCGACACCGGCTGCGGAATCGAGGAGAAGCACCTGCCTCGCATCTTCGAGCCCTCCTTCACCACCAAACCCCCCGGTGAGGGCACCGGGTTGGGGCTGTCCATCGCGTACCGCATCGTTCAGGACCACGGGGGCAGTTTCCACGTCGACACCCAGGTGGGCGCCGGCTCCCGTTTCACTGTCTTCCTGCCCATTCCCCTGCAGCTCGAGAGGTTGCCGTGA
- a CDS encoding diguanylate cyclase: MSSTPYTLLVVDEAESAMARLTKALGMEGYCLRQVAPGPEVRQRASEVDLVLWSVGPHAELTRDWLDNLLGPEGSKRPALVVLAHPDARAVWLDALAQGAEVVFDPWDADELRARVGRSLKVRARLEQLAREVGELQRLSSTDGLTGGHNHRYFQERLREEFRRAQRYDDPLALILLDLDHFKQVNDRHGHTTGDGVLREVAAALQRSVRETDLVARYGGEEFAVLLPRTQLPGALTVAERVRRDLGTLRVGPDGVLNVTASLGVSSFPHRSVLSPEQLLLTADEALYRAKADGRDRICLHSQLPLLPSVPPADG, from the coding sequence GTGAGCTCGACGCCCTATACCCTGCTGGTGGTGGACGAAGCGGAGTCGGCGATGGCCCGGCTGACGAAGGCCCTGGGGATGGAGGGCTACTGTCTGCGCCAGGTGGCCCCAGGCCCCGAGGTGCGTCAGCGGGCCTCGGAGGTGGACCTGGTGTTGTGGTCCGTGGGGCCTCATGCCGAGCTGACCCGGGATTGGCTCGACAACCTGCTGGGTCCGGAAGGGAGCAAACGCCCGGCGCTGGTGGTGTTGGCCCACCCGGATGCCCGGGCCGTCTGGCTCGACGCCCTGGCCCAAGGTGCTGAGGTCGTCTTTGACCCATGGGATGCGGATGAGCTGCGGGCCCGGGTGGGGCGGAGCCTGAAGGTGCGGGCCCGATTGGAGCAGCTGGCCCGGGAGGTGGGGGAGCTGCAGCGGCTGTCCTCGACGGACGGGCTGACGGGGGGGCACAACCACCGGTATTTCCAGGAGCGGCTGCGCGAGGAGTTCCGCCGGGCGCAGCGCTACGACGACCCGCTGGCGCTCATCCTCCTGGACCTGGACCACTTCAAACAGGTGAATGACCGGCACGGCCACACCACCGGGGACGGGGTGCTGCGCGAGGTGGCCGCCGCCCTCCAGCGCAGCGTGCGCGAGACGGACCTGGTGGCCCGTTACGGCGGCGAGGAGTTCGCCGTGCTGCTGCCGCGCACCCAGCTGCCGGGGGCCCTCACGGTGGCCGAGCGCGTGCGCCGTGATTTGGGCACCTTGCGCGTGGGCCCGGACGGGGTGCTCAACGTGACGGCCTCCCTGGGCGTCTCCAGCTTCCCCCACCGCAGCGTGCTCAGCCCCGAGCAGCTGCTGCTCACCGCCGACGAGGCCCTCTACCGGGCCAAGGCCGACGGCAGGGACCGCATCTGCCTCCACTCCCAGCTGCCCCTGCTCCCGTCCGTCCCTCCCGCAGACGGATGA